The genomic interval TGTTTCTCTCCAATTAAAACTTTTGGCATAAAAGCCGGTTTTGCCATTCATGGAGGGAAGATGGCGGAGTACAAAGCGAAAATAGTGTGGCAGCGTCAGGCGAGCGAAGCGTTCTCTGATAATCAATACAGCCGAGGTCACATGTGGGAATTTGATGGGGGTGTGCAGGTACCGGCGTCGGCATCGCCACATGTGGTGCCACTGCCGCTTTCTGTGGCGGAAAATGTCGATCCTGAGGAGGCGTTTGTTGCTGCTCTTTCAAGCTGCCACATGTTGACGTTCCTTGGTATTGCCGCAAAACAGCGCTACGTGATTGACGAATACATCGACGACGCTGTGGGAATCATGGAAGAGAATGAGCAGGGCAGAATGTGGGTGGCCAAAGTGATTTTACGACCAATAATCCGCTTTTCCGGTGACAAGCAGCCTGATCGACAAGCTTTGGAAAAACTGCATCACTTAGCACACCAGCACTGCTTCATTGCGAACTCCGTGAAGAGTGAAGTGATTACCAAAATTTAGCAAAAGCTAATTAAAACAGAGCCTTACTTCGTGCGGTATCGTGTGATGTTTACCATTCTTGTTGAACTGCAAGATAGGCTCACGAATGTTAAGCTAATGTTAGTTAATAATGCCACTTTCGCTGAATTTCCCTTCTACCTTTAATTGGCTCCTCAGAGGTCCGATTAGTAGAAGGAAAATAACTTGAAACGGAAAATATTGTTCGCTGCTCTCTGGTGTATGAGTGCTGCTGCCCTCGCAGGGACCAGCACCTCATCCCTCAATCAAACGGGGTATACGCAAACGCGTTATCCTATCGTGTTAGTCCATGGTCTGTTTGGCTTTGATAAGTTGGCGGGCGTGGATTATTTCTATGGTATTCCTGAATCCTTAACCAAAGATGGTGCCAAGGTGTATGTCGCGCAAGTCTCTGCTACCAACAGCAGCGAAGTGCGTGGTGAGCAGCTCCTGTCACAAGTGGAAATGTTGTTGGCAGCCACTGGCGCAGCAAAGGTCAATTTGGTTGGTCACAGCCATGGTGGTCCGACGGCTCGCTATGTTGCTTCTGTTCGGCCTGATCTCGTGGCGTCAGTAACCAGTATAGGTGGAGTCAATAAGGGCTCTAAAGTGGCGGACTTAGTCCGAGGTCATGTTTCCGAAGGCTCGGTCACCGAAGCACTGGCAGTGAAGCTCGCGGAGGGGCTTAGCGGCCTGATTGGGCTACTATCTGGGGGCAGTGGCTTGGATCAAGATCCGCTCGCGTCGCTGGATGCACTGACAACACAAGGCTCATTGCGCTTTAACCAATTCTACCCAGAGGGAGTGCCTCAAACCGAGTGTGGCGAGGGTGAGAGGTTGGCTGGCAATGGCGTCTATTACTACTCGTGGACGGGTTCGAGCACCTACACCAATGTTTTGGATCCCGCCGATGCACCAATGGCTATTCTTGGTCTGGCGTTCGGTGGTGAAGCGAACGATGGCCTTGTTGGCGCGTGCAGTACCCATTTGGGTAAAGTGATTCGTGACGACTACAAAATGAATCACTTAGATGAGATCAATGGCCTGCTGGGTATTCATCATTTGTTTGAAACGGATCCCGTCACCCTTTATCGCCAGCACGCCAATCGTCTGAAACTACAAGGACTGTAGCCTTAGAGGTAACACTATGAAAAAGACCGCACTGACCATTATCATGATCGCCTTGGGGAGCCTCGGTGCGGTCTATTTTTTACCTTCGGAGCCTGTGGTGGAAAAAGACATACGTGCCACCTCTCAGCACGATACCTCGGTTGATAACACATCGCCCAAGGCCTTTTTGGACTACTCACTCTCCACGCTAGGTGAAAAACCTTTGCAGGCAATAACGCAAGATGTGGTTAGCGAAGAGAGGGCGTTAGGCGAATTGCAGTTGGATGAGCAGCTATTCGCACTTTACCTTCGCTACAAGCAAGCTCTTGCTGATTTAGATATTGAAATAACGGGGTCAGACATCACCTCATTAGAAACCTTGCATCAAGCGATACTCGATCTACAGCGAGAGTACTTTTCAGCGCAACAAATCGACCTGATTTTTGGCGAGGAGAACCAATTAAGGGCGCTTGCTCTGGAAAAAGCGCGCTTGAGTGAACAGGGCTATTCAGCAGAAGAGCAGAAACAGCTCTGGCGTGATCATTTGGCACTGCAACCGGAATACGTTCAAGAAAGTGAAGCCAACCGCCGATTGATGAGTGAATTAGCGCAAGGAGAAGATGCACAAACCACTTATCTCAAGCGAGTGGAACTCGTGGGCGAGGCTGGAGCACAGCGACTGGAAGTGTTGGACCAAAATCGCGCCGAGTTTGATCGCGTTTTTCAACATTACTTAGAGCAACGTAATACGATTCTTGATGACCTCGGCTTGAGCGATGAGCAAAAGCGCCAACAAATCACAATGTTGAGAGAAACCAGCTTCGACGCAAACCAATGGCGTAGAATTGAAGCACTTGAACGCATTGCAGATGGTGGATAATCGCTATCGTAGCAAAATAAAAAAGAGGCGATGAAATCGCCTCTTAGAAAGATCAGATTGCCAGCGGCATTTCATTGGAAGAATCCGGTTTACGATAGACCAAACGCAACCCTAACATCGCAAGGATGGACATTGCGAGCATGAGGCAGCCAAGAGGCAGTTGATCTTGGGCTGGGAACAAGGAGGCGATTAATGTCGCGATACCTGCACCTAGATTTTGCATGCCGCCCAAAATAGCGCCTCCGGTTCCCGCGTGATAAGGGAAAGGAGCCAGTGCGCCTGTGGTCGCCGCTGGAAACAAAATGCCTGCACCAAGGAAGTAAATCGTCGCACCACCGACCAACGTCAGTGCCGTTGTTTGACCAAACAGACCTGGAATCAGCACCACGGCTGCGCCGATCAGTATTGCGACCAAGCCAACGTTCAGAGCACGCTTTTGTGAGCGACGCTGAGCAATGTAGCTTGATAAGCCAGCACCAATCAGATAGCCCGGGATCGGCAATACAAATAGAATGCTGACGATAGTCGCAGGCAGCCCTAACACACCGCCTAATAGCACGCCCGCCGCTGCCTCAAAAACCGCCACACCGGCAAAGGTCGCAACTAGGCAAAGTAAATAACCTTGGAAACGTTTGTTGGATAAAACGTAGTGGTAGCTGCGCGTGACAGACTCGTGTTTACGTTTTTCTTTTGGCAACGTCTCCATCATGCTGGTCATCATGGTAATAATGACCGCAATAGCAAACAGTGCCAAAAACAAATAACTTGAACGCCAGCCAAAGGTTTCCGTCAGCACGCCGCCCAATACAGGAGCCATCAGCGGTGAAAAGATCACGCACATGCTGATCAAACTGTTGGCGCGATGTAATTCTGCGCCTTCAAAACAGTCACGAGTCAGGGTACGAGACATCGCACCACCACAACCGATACCCAAGCCTTGAACGAAGCTACCGACAAGGAACCAAGTGTACTCGTGCGCAAACAGTGACAGCATAGTGCCGGCAATGTAAATCAATAGACCGGCGATGATGATCGGTTTACGGCCAAGGCGATCCGACAGTGGACCATAGACAAATTGCGATAATCCGTAAGGGATCAAATAGCACGCCATGACAGCCTGCAGTGCAGCAGGCGATACCAAAAACTCACTGGCCATGTGTCCGATTGATGGCACGTACATGGTTTGAGTCATTTGACCCACAGCGGTCAAAATAGCGATCAAAAAGGTAAGCTTGGCTAATGGAAATGACGCGGACATCTGCGCAAATTCTCCGGCTAAATTAAAAACGAAAAAGACCATGACAGATCGGTAAAGACTGCCAAGTAATGAGTTTTATAGGGATTTACGGCGCGAGATATTAGTCGTTGATGGCATTGTGATCAATCTGAAAATGTGATCTTAAGCAAGATAAAAATCTATCTTTTTCATTAGAAAAACTAATGGTTATTTTTTACTTAACGATCCGTTCATTAATGATTCCTTGGTTTGAGATAACAAAGATAGGGGCTGAGGAGGAGGTAGAATAGCCTTAGGGTCGTTAGTGGAGAACATGAAAAGTAAGCATAAAAAAATCCGATAAACAGAGTTTATCGGATTTGGTGGTCTTGCTTCAAAGTCTTCGCTTAGAACTCTGATTCAAACTCTTTATTTGCTGCCCAAGCGTACATAAGTTCCAGTGCGATGGTTGCGCCAGCCAGTGCAGTCAAATCGCTTTGATCGTATGGAGGAGAGACTTCCACCACATCCATACCAACGATGTTAACGTCTTTTAGGCCACGGATGATTTTCAAAATCTTGTCCGAGTTCAAGCCGCCGCAGACAGGTGTACCGGTACCTGGTGCAAAAGCCGGATCGAGACAGTCGATATCAAATGTCACATACACCGGCTTATCTGCCACGATGCGGCGGATATCTGCAAGGATCTCTTCTACGCTCATGTCGTTGGCTTGCATCGCATTGATGACGTTAAAGCCGTGACCTTCTTGCTTGTACTCAGTACGGATACCGACTTGTACTGAATGCTTAGGAGAGATAAGCCCTTCTTTTGGCGCATGGTAGAACATGGTGCCGTGGTCATAACTGCTGCCGTTTGCGTACGTGTCGGTGTGTGCATCGAAGTGGATCAGTGCCATTTCACCGTAGTGTTTTGCGTAAGCGCGCAGAATAGGCAGCGTGATGAAGTGATCACCACCAAGGCCAAGCATTGTTTTGCCACTTTTTAGGATCGCAGAGGTAGCTGCTTCCATACGGTAAGTGAAGTCTTCTGCATCACCACAATCGAAGACAAGATCGCCACCGTCAATCACTTTCACCTTTTTGAAAAGGTTGAAATCCCACGGGAATTTCTTACCTTCCCATGCAAGATTCACCGATGCACGACGGATCGCATCTGGGCCCATACGCGCGCCAGGACGACCAGAGGTTGCCATGTCTAGCGGTGCGCCAAAAACGACGAGATCAGCGTCTGCTGCGACAGGATCTTTGACATACGGACGACGCACAAAACTCATCGAGTTTGAGTAGAGTGAATAATCAGTTTTAGTAAACAAATCATTCATTTAGAAATCCTCTAAATAGGTGTAACCAGACAGACCTTGTTCAAGCTCTGCTAGAATCTGTTGCTGTTCCTCTTGGTCAACGCGCTGCGATACCAAAGAGTGATAATTTTTGCGAATTTGGTCTACATCGATGTGTACGTAACGCATCATGTCTTCGACGGTGTCGCCTTCGTTGATGAAATCGATGTTGATCTCACCTTGGTCGCCCACGTTCACCACAACACTGTGGGTATCACCAAATAGGTTGTGCATGTCACCAAGAATTTCTTGGTATGCACCCACGAGGAAGAAGCCCATCAAGTATGGCTCATCTTCGTTCCATGCAGGCACTGGCAGTGTGCTTTCGATGCCTTGACCATCTACATAGGCGTCAATCGCGCCATCTGAGTCACAGGTGATGTCGAGCATTACTGCACGGCGATCAGCGGCGTTTTGTAAGCCAGACAGTGGCAGAACAGGGAAGACTTGATCAATGCCCCATGAATCTGGCAATGATTGGAACAGTGAGAAGTTGACAAAGAACTTATCCGCTAAACGCTCTGACAATTCATCAAGAATTGGGCGATGGAAGCGGTTCTTCGTGCTCATCAAACGGTTCAATTCATAGTAGATACGCAGCGATGTTTGTTCTGCCCACGCGCGATGCTCAAGGGTTAATACCCCGGTCGCAAACTGTGAGTGCACTTCCGCCAAGTCGCTTTGCGTATCGTTGTAAATTTCGATCAGTGCACGAGCATCGGTGCCATTGTGCAAGTTCAACCAGCTGCGCCACATGTTGTTCAGTAGAAGAGGGAAGTCTTCTTCTGGCTCTGTCACGGTTTCTGGTTTGTAAGTTTCAGTACCAATTACGTTCGAGATCAACACTGCGTGGTGTGCTGTCAGTGAACGACCAGACTCAGAAATGATCACTGGCATTGGTTGCTTGTAATCTTTACACACGTCACCCACGGTATTGACGATATTGCGTGCGTACTCCACCAAGCCGTAGTTCATCGAGTTGGAAGACTGGCTGCGAGTGCCATCATAGTCAATCGCTAAGCCGCCACCCACGTCGAAGTAAGTGATGTTGGCACCCAATGTACGCAGCTCACAGTAGAAACGTGCCGATTCATTTACACCATTACGCACATCGCGAATATTTGCCATTTGCGAACCTAGGTGGAAGTGAACGAGCTGCAAGGTATCGAGTTGGTTTTCTTTCTTCAAACGGCTGATCACATTCAGCACTTGTGATGCAGAGAGACCAAATTTCGATTTCTCGCCACCGCTGGCTTGCCATTTACCTGCACCTTGAGAAGCAAGGCGAATACGGATACCAAGGCGGGGTGTCACACCAAGACTTTTTGCTTCTCTTAACACAAGGTCTAGCTCGGACATTTTCTCAAGTACGATGAAGACTTTGTGACCAAGTTTTTCACCAATCAGTGCCAAACGGATGTACTCACGGTCTTTATAACCGTTACAAACGATAACAGAGCTTGCGTGCTGAGCCATGGCTAGAACGGCGAGAAGCTCAGGCTTACTGCCTGCCTCTAGGCCTAGCTGTTTGGTTTCCAGTTGTGCCTGGCTGGCAAGAATCTCGTCTACCACTTCACGCTGTTGGTTTACCTTGATTGGGTACACTAACAGGTATTTATTCGGGTATTGATATTCTTCAATTGCCTGGTTAAACGCGTCACAGATTGAATGCACACGTTGATGCAGGATTTGCGGAAATCGAACCAGCACAGGTACATTGAGCTGACGCTCTTCTAGCTGCTTAACGATTTTGCTTAGCTGAATCTGATGGGCATTATCACTACGTGGGGAAACGTACATTTCGCCTTGGTCGTCAATACCGTAAAAACCTTGACTCCAGTAGTGCACGTTGTAGTCGGCGCGAACGCGGTCTAATTTGGATGTTTGTTCCACATCTAATCTCACAGAGTATATCCGAAATACAGCAACGGATATTAAGAACAAAACATGAGTGGAAAGTCCCTCTCATGGCCTGGCACGCAACGCGTGTTGCGCGAATTAACGGACAATTTATCACTTGAGTCTAATGAATAAAATTGATTATTACGACAAGAGTTTATTATTGAGAGGTTGGTAAAAAGGCCAGCGAATTTTCATGGAGGAACAATGCATAAAGCGATCTTGTTTGATTGGGGAGATACTCTCATGATTGATGACAAAACTCAGCAAGGAAAGATGAGGTATTGGGATAAAATTCAATTGGTTAATGGTGCTTCTGAGACCTTAAGAAAACTGAGCTCTGTCTATCCACTTTACGTTGCAACCGGTGCTGGTGATTCAACAATTAAAGATATTCATGCAGCATTTGCACGTGCTGAAATCGATGTTTTCATTAAAGGCTATTTTAATCGGCAAAACATTCCGTTTCTCAAAGGCTCAAGTGACTTTTATCTCGCCATTTCCTCTGCGTTGGGGGTAAAGCCCCAAGAGCTTTGTATGATTGGAGACAGTCTAGAGAAGGACATCATTCCGGCCAAGCAGGCAGGGCTTTCCGCCATTTGGTTGAATCATCACCGGCATACACCGCCACCTCAGGTCGTGGCCATTACCCAGTTGCAGGCGCTTGAAAGTTTGTTGTTATAAAAGAGGGCTGCAACGAAAAGCGGTAGGTCAAATGAAAACAACCGAGTGAAGGCGCTTTCATGGCTGTTCACCCGATTGTTTGATTGTAAGACTAAATCAAGTTAGCTCAGCCACTGCTAAGCGGCCACCATTTGCATTGCCAAATCACGCCCGTTTCCTCTCACTTTATCAATTTTGTCGACAAAAGCGGCGGAGATACACAGCAGCCGTGAATCGGGATGATTGGCTAGGAAATGTGCTTTTTCACTGGGATCTTTAAAATCATCCCAACTTTTGTTTATTGCACGAGCGAAATGAATAATGGTCGCGAGCTTTGGTGATACATCGGCCTCTCTGGGTTCATGGAAATGTTCAATTGCATCCGCCATCTCTTCAGGAAACTTCCAACTTCGTGCCAATTTGGCTCCTAATGTTGGTGATGAGACATTCAGTAGCTCTTCTTGTACGGCAATGGCGTCTGCACCTTTATTAACGCGTTGGTTAATCTCCATGGCTTGTTCGGGCACTAATGTGTGGATCATCAACTCGCCAATGTTGTGCAAGACTCCAGTGGTAAAGGTTTCATTGACGTCCATTCCAGCTTCTGCCGCCAATTTGGACGAGATGACCGAAACCTCGAAGGTGTCGGTCCAGTATTTTTCCATATCCAAGGTTTTGACCCGTGGGAAAGCGCTGGAAAGTACCGAGGCGACCACTAGCGTTCTCACAGGGCCCGTGCCGACACGAATCAAAGCATCATTGATGGTGGCGATGGATTTCGTACCACCAAAGTGGGCGGAATTGGCCATACGTAGCAATCGGGCGCTGAGCACTTGATCCATTGATATCTTTTTCGCTAAAGCGCCAAAGTTAACCTCTTCTTGGTTAACCATCTCCAGTAATTCTTGCAGCAGACTTTGAATACGTGGTAATTCATTTAATCGAGTTATTAACGCAGCCTGACTCATGATCATTCTCCTCAATGCTCAGCATAATGAGCGTTAGCCATTTGAATATAGGTCAGGTCATTTGATATTTACAAAAAAGTAAATAATTCCAATGGTGGCCCTTGATGCCCGTATGGGGTTGGTAAATCAGAGCAGTGATTTTGCAGCGTTAAACGTGCCTAGATAAGCGCTTAAACCACTTGGAAGTGAAACAATGGATAATCAGTGAGGCAAGGATGAACATTGGAATTTATATTTATGATGACGCGGAAGTCCTCGATTTTGCAGGACCATTTGAAGTGTTTTCAACCGCCAACCGTTTTGGTCAAAACCATTGGCAAGTCGCATTGATTGGCGAAACAGACAAACAGGTAAAAGGGCGAGGTGGCTTCTATGTTCAGCCCCACTATTCCATCGACAATCACCCTCACTTAGATTTGCTTTTGGTTGTCGGGGGCGATCATCGTGATGAAGTCAAGAAACGCAATGTTATTAACTGGATCGGCAAAACGGCAATGCAGGCGAGTTCAGTCGCCTCCGTGTGTACCGGAAGCTTTCTACTGGCGGAAGCTGGCTTGCTTGATGGTTTGCAAGTCACGACGCATTGGGAAGACATCGAAGATTTAAAACAGCGTTATCCCAAGCTGGCGGTTTTGTCGCAACGGCGTTGGGTGGATAGCGGAAAATACACCACCAGTGGTGGAATTTCTGCTGGTATAGATATGAGCCTCTATTTGGTCGCCAAGTTGAAAGGCGAGGATTTGGCTCGTCAGACGGCCAAGCAAATGGAGTATCAGTGGAATCAATAATGAGGTCATCCGTGACAAGTGTGGAGCAAGGGCGTTTTCATTTGAGAATGCTGAGCGGTAGCGATGAGGCATCGCTGCTGGTATTTGAATACGAAAATCGCCATTGGTTTGAGCGTTTCATCACACCGCGAGACGCGTCGATGTTTTCTGAGCAGGGGATCCGAAAACACATCGATTACTGTTTATCAGAATACCAACACAAGCGAATGCTACCGATGATTGTTGAATCGGATGATGGCGCCATTGTGGGGCGTGTGAACTTTCACGACATCAAGTTTAACCGTGGCGTTGCGACGCTCGGTTATCGATTTTCTGAAGAGAGTGCAGGAAAAGGCATTGCCACACAAATGGTGACGAAATCGATGGTGGTATTGGAAAATCTAGGTTTTAGAAGCGTGCTTGCTGTGGTTGCCTCAGACAATTTTGCATCGCAAAGAGTGCTCGAAAAGTGTGGTTTTAGGCAAATGAACCTGATCGCAAATTATGTGACCTTGCACGGTCAATCGGTCGATTGTTTTCGATATTTGTATCAATTTAAGGTTAAAAAGTAGCCATGCTTAACAGAAATTAGAAAAAATACTCTAAATGATGAAATTAGAGGATGATGTTCTCTTTGTTATTGTTTTTAATGAATAAACGAGATAACTACTTAAAATGTGTGTGTTTAGTGATATTTGTTCCATAAATGCTAAAACACGTTTTTGAGCACATTATTTATAACTAAATCAACATAAATAGTTGCTAAAGATCTTGAACTGGTTACAAATGTAGCCCGGAAATACTAATAATAGGGAAAGAAGATATGCAAGATACCACTCCCGAGTATCTGTTGGCTGCTTTAAGACAGGCGATCAAAAGCAAGGGGCTGACATATCGAGAGTTGTCTGACAGGTTAGGAATACCTCTTTCTACGTTTAAAAGACACCTTTATAGCTCGAACATTTCGCTCGATAAGTTGCTGGAATATTGCCGTGAGACAGATACTTCGCTAGAAGAGTTGCAAAAACTGGCGGTTCAGTTACAAACCAACGATGAAAATTACTTCAGTCACACTCAAGACGAAGTGTTTTTCAATTTTCCGGAACTTTACGACTTTTACCGAGAAATTCGTCATTTGCGTGATAAAGATGGATTTCGTTGGATGAAAGAAAAACATGGGCTTGATGAATCAACCACTTACTCCTATTTCCGTGCTTTGGAAATGTTAGGTTTGATCAAGTTAAGTGAAGATCACAAGTTCAGTTTGATCGGTCCAATGTACTATCGTTTTGCGGACAACTCTAAGCTCAACAAGAAGTACACACAAACACTGAAAGATCAGACCACCGCGTACAAAGATTGCGTCAAAATTGGTTTTTCACGTATGAATTTGACCGATGACCAACTTAAAGCGATTGGTAAAGTGATTGCCAAAGAAGTGCTTAAGTATCATAGCGAAAATATGGCGGAAGGTAATTTTGAAGTGTCTGATTTCAAAAACGTGCTCTTGATTGCGAGCCCGCATGAACCGTTGATGTTCTCTGATGGCATTGGAAAACTGCCAAATGATTTCTTAAACCAAATCAAAGATGCAATTGACAAATCAGGGGATAAGCCGAGTCTTGCTCTCTAGAGTGGGATAAACGAAATCTTTGGCTATCTTGAATGAAAACTAAAAAAAGAGCCGTCACATGAAGTGTGGCGGCTCTTTGTTTTACTGACGTTGTTTATCTAGTTAACGCATTACTGGCAGTTGCTCGATTGCTCGACGATAGCGACGGTAGTCACCAGAATTCCATAGCCAAATACTTTCAGTCGGAATTGCATAGTATTGCGCGTATTCAGGTTTGCTCTCAATTTGCTTCGCAATGTTTATTGCTTGCTCTTCAGAATAAGCTAACAGTTGTTTTAAATAATCAGGATTGCTTTCTTTGTTTTCTTCAATCGCTTGCCAAGCCAACAGAAGATCATCTTTGCTATGACAAGCCTTTTCTGCGTCGTTTTTAGCAGGGTAGTAGCACTTGTTGGTCTTATCGAAGGCAAATTTCGCAGGCGTTAGCACTGTCCCACGGAACAAACTGTCGAAGTAAGCCGCAGACTGCAAAAGATTCACGGTGTCTGTATCACGAAGTAGATACAAAGTTGCGTCTTTTTGTGTGCGTATCCCTAAGCGAGAAAAGTTGAGATTTTGCTTAACGGCGTATGGCGCGTTGTTTAGTAACTCACGTTGTTCCTCTCGGCCATCAATCAACATCGCTTTGAGAGCCATATTTTTTGCCAAACCGTTACGACGCGTGATCATGTATTTGCGTGCTTTCCAAGTAAATTCATAACCGCCGTCTAAATCGACAGATAAGCTTGGTCTTGTCAAAGTAATATCGTCGATCAAATGTTGCGAGCTATCAGAAAGCCCATACTCTTCAGCTTGGCCAAATGCAACTAGGTTGGTGACAAGGGCATTAAAGAACGGCGTCACTGTTGTTTGTGACAACTGGTAGTAGCTCTTTAAGCCAAGAAGATAAGCCGGTACTTCTATCGCGCTACGTAGATCAGGTAAGTAGCGTGTTTTTGTCTCTACACTTTCACCGTTCTCATCGACAAATACTGGGCCTCGGAAGCTTGTCGCCCCATAGCCTAGATAGCCCAAGTATTCTTTCATTTTGACGGGGGTGCCTTTAGTGCCACTGCGAACATCGGAAACATCCATTAAAGCCATATTGGATCTGTCGCGTGCATTGGTCCAATCATCTCGTTGGACCAACATTTGCGCTGCAAGTAGTTTATCAGTCCAAATCCCCATTAAATCAATGGCGGAGGATGAGGATTGATGCGGGTTATTGGCTTTCATATCGGCATACGGGCGGCCATCACGCGTCTCGGCGAGCACTTTGATCGGCTGTGACCCTTTTGCTAACTCAGCGACCAAATCTGCGTCGAAACATGACTCAGGTAG from Vibrio vulnificus NBRC 15645 = ATCC 27562 carries:
- the speB gene encoding agmatinase, which produces MNDLFTKTDYSLYSNSMSFVRRPYVKDPVAADADLVVFGAPLDMATSGRPGARMGPDAIRRASVNLAWEGKKFPWDFNLFKKVKVIDGGDLVFDCGDAEDFTYRMEAATSAILKSGKTMLGLGGDHFITLPILRAYAKHYGEMALIHFDAHTDTYANGSSYDHGTMFYHAPKEGLISPKHSVQVGIRTEYKQEGHGFNVINAMQANDMSVEEILADIRRIVADKPVYVTFDIDCLDPAFAPGTGTPVCGGLNSDKILKIIRGLKDVNIVGMDVVEVSPPYDQSDLTALAGATIALELMYAWAANKEFESEF
- a CDS encoding DJ-1/PfpI family protein; amino-acid sequence: MNIGIYIYDDAEVLDFAGPFEVFSTANRFGQNHWQVALIGETDKQVKGRGGFYVQPHYSIDNHPHLDLLLVVGGDHRDEVKKRNVINWIGKTAMQASSVASVCTGSFLLAEAGLLDGLQVTTHWEDIEDLKQRYPKLAVLSQRRWVDSGKYTTSGGISAGIDMSLYLVAKLKGEDLARQTAKQMEYQWNQ
- the emrD gene encoding multidrug efflux MFS transporter EmrD, giving the protein MSASFPLAKLTFLIAILTAVGQMTQTMYVPSIGHMASEFLVSPAALQAVMACYLIPYGLSQFVYGPLSDRLGRKPIIIAGLLIYIAGTMLSLFAHEYTWFLVGSFVQGLGIGCGGAMSRTLTRDCFEGAELHRANSLISMCVIFSPLMAPVLGGVLTETFGWRSSYLFLALFAIAVIITMMTSMMETLPKEKRKHESVTRSYHYVLSNKRFQGYLLCLVATFAGVAVFEAAAGVLLGGVLGLPATIVSILFVLPIPGYLIGAGLSSYIAQRRSQKRALNVGLVAILIGAAVVLIPGLFGQTTALTLVGGATIYFLGAGILFPAATTGALAPFPYHAGTGGAILGGMQNLGAGIATLIASLFPAQDQLPLGCLMLAMSILAMLGLRLVYRKPDSSNEMPLAI
- a CDS encoding OsmC family protein translates to MAEYKAKIVWQRQASEAFSDNQYSRGHMWEFDGGVQVPASASPHVVPLPLSVAENVDPEEAFVAALSSCHMLTFLGIAAKQRYVIDEYIDDAVGIMEENEQGRMWVAKVILRPIIRFSGDKQPDRQALEKLHHLAHQHCFIANSVKSEVITKI
- a CDS encoding lipase secretion chaperone, coding for MKKTALTIIMIALGSLGAVYFLPSEPVVEKDIRATSQHDTSVDNTSPKAFLDYSLSTLGEKPLQAITQDVVSEERALGELQLDEQLFALYLRYKQALADLDIEITGSDITSLETLHQAILDLQREYFSAQQIDLIFGEENQLRALALEKARLSEQGYSAEEQKQLWRDHLALQPEYVQESEANRRLMSELAQGEDAQTTYLKRVELVGEAGAQRLEVLDQNRAEFDRVFQHYLEQRNTILDDLGLSDEQKRQQITMLRETSFDANQWRRIEALERIADGG
- a CDS encoding HAD family hydrolase, which translates into the protein MIDDKTQQGKMRYWDKIQLVNGASETLRKLSSVYPLYVATGAGDSTIKDIHAAFARAEIDVFIKGYFNRQNIPFLKGSSDFYLAISSALGVKPQELCMIGDSLEKDIIPAKQAGLSAIWLNHHRHTPPPQVVAITQLQALESLLL
- a CDS encoding GNAT family N-acetyltransferase, which produces MTSVEQGRFHLRMLSGSDEASLLVFEYENRHWFERFITPRDASMFSEQGIRKHIDYCLSEYQHKRMLPMIVESDDGAIVGRVNFHDIKFNRGVATLGYRFSEESAGKGIATQMVTKSMVVLENLGFRSVLAVVASDNFASQRVLEKCGFRQMNLIANYVTLHGQSVDCFRYLYQFKVKK
- a CDS encoding esterase/lipase family protein, producing MSAAALAGTSTSSLNQTGYTQTRYPIVLVHGLFGFDKLAGVDYFYGIPESLTKDGAKVYVAQVSATNSSEVRGEQLLSQVEMLLAATGAAKVNLVGHSHGGPTARYVASVRPDLVASVTSIGGVNKGSKVADLVRGHVSEGSVTEALAVKLAEGLSGLIGLLSGGSGLDQDPLASLDALTTQGSLRFNQFYPEGVPQTECGEGERLAGNGVYYYSWTGSSTYTNVLDPADAPMAILGLAFGGEANDGLVGACSTHLGKVIRDDYKMNHLDEINGLLGIHHLFETDPVTLYRQHANRLKLQGL
- the speA gene encoding arginine decarboxylase — encoded protein: MEQTSKLDRVRADYNVHYWSQGFYGIDDQGEMYVSPRSDNAHQIQLSKIVKQLEERQLNVPVLVRFPQILHQRVHSICDAFNQAIEEYQYPNKYLLVYPIKVNQQREVVDEILASQAQLETKQLGLEAGSKPELLAVLAMAQHASSVIVCNGYKDREYIRLALIGEKLGHKVFIVLEKMSELDLVLREAKSLGVTPRLGIRIRLASQGAGKWQASGGEKSKFGLSASQVLNVISRLKKENQLDTLQLVHFHLGSQMANIRDVRNGVNESARFYCELRTLGANITYFDVGGGLAIDYDGTRSQSSNSMNYGLVEYARNIVNTVGDVCKDYKQPMPVIISESGRSLTAHHAVLISNVIGTETYKPETVTEPEEDFPLLLNNMWRSWLNLHNGTDARALIEIYNDTQSDLAEVHSQFATGVLTLEHRAWAEQTSLRIYYELNRLMSTKNRFHRPILDELSERLADKFFVNFSLFQSLPDSWGIDQVFPVLPLSGLQNAADRRAVMLDITCDSDGAIDAYVDGQGIESTLPVPAWNEDEPYLMGFFLVGAYQEILGDMHNLFGDTHSVVVNVGDQGEINIDFINEGDTVEDMMRYVHIDVDQIRKNYHSLVSQRVDQEEQQQILAELEQGLSGYTYLEDF
- a CDS encoding HDOD domain-containing protein → MSQAALITRLNELPRIQSLLQELLEMVNQEEVNFGALAKKISMDQVLSARLLRMANSAHFGGTKSIATINDALIRVGTGPVRTLVVASVLSSAFPRVKTLDMEKYWTDTFEVSVISSKLAAEAGMDVNETFTTGVLHNIGELMIHTLVPEQAMEINQRVNKGADAIAVQEELLNVSSPTLGAKLARSWKFPEEMADAIEHFHEPREADVSPKLATIIHFARAINKSWDDFKDPSEKAHFLANHPDSRLLCISAAFVDKIDKVRGNGRDLAMQMVAA